The Drosophila innubila isolate TH190305 chromosome 2R unlocalized genomic scaffold, UK_Dinn_1.0 1_C_2R, whole genome shotgun sequence DNA window tcttggtGTTACGGGTATTTGGCCAGTCAACCAAAGCTTTTTAACCTTcttttctgtctctctcccacaggttatgtaaatatatctgcgtgtatatgtttgtgttCAGATAAATGAAAGGGTGTGGGCGTGGTAGACTTGATAAATTCTTTAACTGTGAGCAGacaaatttcgttttttttttcggggCTCGACaattttgttgatgttttatTCACTGGAGGAAGCGCAGCAAACAAAACGAGaagtaaaacaacaacaaccagtttggcttctattgttgttgtggctgttgcagGGCTAACGGTGCTTAACGTCACCTACTTTTTACTCAgtttttttggtaaataaaATACCTCAAtgcgagagtgtgtgtgtcttatGTTAACTGTTAAACCGGTTTTAACAATTTGTGCATTGAaaacgaaatgatttttgaattGAGGTTGAAGTTAAAGTTAAGCGATCCCCCACTGCGatttggccaagttaacaTGGTACAGATGACCCTATTCTGGGACCATCTATCGAGCTCATCAATGATAATTTCCAGACTTCAtagatattttagatttttttgtaattcagTATAATTATTACAGGttcttcaaaaatgttttactCTAAACTCCGAAGCTTTCCCTGGCCGTAAAATTTgctgcatttgcatattttaaccattattgtattattgtaCTACTCTGAGACTTGTTCAGTAATTTGACCGATAAGACGCTCAAACGTGTTCATAACCAAATTGTCTGTCGCccagaaaatggaaaaatgaaaaaaaaatctgttaaCAGAACAGCGCGTGCCACGgccaaaaatatcaaatttattcagTCAACAAGTTTCGAAAAATACAAATCTTTAACTGCATTGAGCTCATCGTAGGcttatattaatatactgATAATTCGAATGTCTATATACGTTATAATACGTTAGGTGTTGGAGTATTGTGAAACgtatgtaattttattaatttagtttgaaatgtatttcacctatttaatcttaaaaacaaaaaaacaataaaggtCAACAGAACTGAAAGTATCatcataaaacttttataaatatccgaaaaaattaattcctaATTTTAGTTATCGCATTCATGTActtacactaaaaaaaaagaaatatatttgtaggcttagtaataacaaaaaaaaattttggtctTCTTAATAagaacattgtttttttttttaagttcttagaaccaaaatgtgttttttaacTTTACGAATTTCTTGTTTTCGACTCATTTCTTAGACCAAAGATCTTAGtactgagaccaaaatcttgattttagcttTGTGTTTACATACAATAATGAAATAACATGCgttgaattattaaatatttatttagttaaaaaaaattatcataaatgtatatgaaatgtatattaaaactCCATTAtcgtataataaatatatttcctaaaaaaatatgtaaaatatgtttcgttttttttagtatttaacttaaaatcaaagatttgtattgtttatttaaatattttgttataatatttatgaaaaaatatttattctagAATTCTCAATCGAGTCTTGCTTTTCTGAAGTGtccaaattaaaaacagaGATTTAATCAATACCTTTTATCATCAAAAAACGACTAAGGTGCAAGCTGTAGGCAAAATTAGTTGAATCAAAGCGTAAATAGTGTGTATATCAGACAAGTTGAAAATATGTCTAGTTGCCAATTTAACTCGACCGCCTTTCGTACATAACTCAACGTCTTATCAGAGTGctcatttaatattcaaaaatagcATTACAGGGGTAACTTATTTACTATCGGAGCATTGCTTGAAATTTGCATAGTTAGCCCCGATTTTCCAGTTGCCAGTTCCCCGTTTTGAGCTGGGAAAGCGGCTGGGAGAAATAgtgtacatttataaataattatattgtagaGCGCCaagcaacaactaaaacactttaaatgaCTTTCAGTCACGGCAGGTAACAAGTGAactagcaacaataacaaaaacaactacaaacacGTGAACAGCTGCGGGGGAAAAAGGTTTTCGCggttaaaaatgcaaacttttcaGCGACTGCGAAAATTTGCACAGTGATAAGGGCTTTAAGTTTTTCAACTGTAAAACTTAattggcaaatggcaaagcaattagaaaacttaagatttgttgtcgttgttattgtagttactgtttttgctgttgtcgccAAATGTCGCAGTGCGGTGGCAattgcaaatttgtatttaaatgaagCACAGGTTTGTTATCTGCACAAAGTTAAATGAGGCCAAAAAAGGGAAAATagaacaaacaaacattaaatataaacacttAACACAGAACACTGACGTCATGTAGGAACTTCAATTTCAACTCCGGTTGTGGGAGTGCCCAGTTGAGCAAACGTCACATTGTCACTGTAAGTTAGCTAACCTTGGACAAAAGTCTCGTAACTTTGACTATAATTTAGCAAACGAGAACTTCCTTTTATGCCCCTGATCTTAGTCAGACACGCAAGggaatttcatttatttcgtGTCGTTTCGTTGATAAAAAGGTCGCATTTAGATACTGACCTGAAAGCTAATTACCAAATCGCCATTCTCTCACATTCTGGCCAAATGGGTGCAGCACGCCAACGCCATCCTATGACGACCTATCCAATCGAATGACCTATAAAGCACCTCAAATGGGAGCACTTGAGGTTCgggaacaaatattttatgaagtTGCTTGCCTGAAATGTGTATAGAATGCACTAAAAATCAGGCTTATCCAATTTTGCTGTAAATCAATACAAATTAAGAATAAGCGTAATATagtattttctaaatttagcGCCGATTCTAAGAAGTCCTGTCATTACAGGTAtgttcattagctttcagcttttacaaaaaagttttgacaTTCTCAAGTAATATTGAAAACTGTAGGCGCACCttacaaaaagttaaaatcaaaaaatccaaattttaagaattttaaaaactgtacctttgaaaatatgttttttggcatatggataaaaaaaatgtgggtTTGGTAAATGATACAGGAAAAAGTctaattttttgaatagaaaaaaacaaaaatttttaaatttgacaaattaatGTCATGTTATGCATTTCAGTTAAGGCACATATCTTAAAAATAGTTATCAAAAACCCTTAATATACATTGAAATGGTCCTAaactatttttctaaaatatacaATCATACAAAATTGTTAGAGATTTAAGAAAGGTCGGGTATTGTATTGTGTTGTTAGACATTAATAGAAtgaataaatgcattttttattaggATTATATatgtcaaacaaaaataaattgtggaGAGATTTCCACttcatgaacaaaatttgaataaatatattaatcatataaaacaaaccaaaaattaagattagaaataaatttatgtgacttctaaaatatgtttttgaaaaaatgacatttttgacatttaaagaTCACCGAATGTATTGAATCTTAAGAGATGTATCTTAAGAGATTTGTGGTGTATAATATCTGTATATGCTATTggattatgtttttttttatttgtattttcgtactcaaaaataaaaaaaatattaaaaaacgtAATATTTGTTACTTAATTTACATACTCTCACTAGCTAACGTCATTAGGTCCTTAAAAGCTTACACACTAAAACATTCAAGGCCAATTTGgcaataaaacataaaaagagGTTTGGCACAATACTATTTTTGGAACACTATTGTATGCGTTAAGTGTGAACACAAAAAGCTATTCTAGATTCTAactatgtatattattatatgaaaCCCGATATCGGCATCTCTGTCACGTATGTATAGCTTCCGCATGATAAGATAGGGAAGATTGTAATCTGCGCTTTTTAGCAAACATTGCTGGTATGGAATGTGCCAATGACATTAAGAATATCGAGTGGAAACAGAAGAGATCTGAGAACGTGTCTGCTGAGTCATCTTATAAGTACTTATTAAGGGAGGAGggataaactaaaaataaaacaggtAAATAGCGAGCGACGAGACgagacatacatatatgaatgtTGAAATGTAAAGCTCAGCAGAAAACTAATCGCCATTCGTAGCGAGTtcttaaaacaaattcaatatgaATGATTAACAAATCACATGCAAATGTGCatacaaatgtaaacaaaagagagacaaacaaaaaatgccaACCAACCTGTATACGGGTCTaacctgttgctgttgctgctgctgttgctgccaacgCTACGCCGACGCAAGCTAAAGAACTTTAACTCGAAAGCTCGGCTTCGCACTCACGCTCACACTATCGCGCActctcacacacgcacacagccAGGTAAGCTTAACCGAAACACGTCGCgcaagaagcagaagcaaTAATGAATGATCGTCATgaatgcgagtgtgtgtgtatatgtatttttcttaaagttcATACTTTTTCACGGATATTTTTTGCACTTGCATTTTTAGCATCGACTCAGAATATTGAAAGGACGggccaatttttatttttcacctATTTAAAGTgggcaataacaataatacacCGGTAACACAATTAAAATAGAAGTACACTTATGCAGCCCGGCAAGCTTTCTATGTTTGTACATTTAAGATATAAAGATGTATGCAAGTCGAGcttttattttggaatttaACCGACAAAAATGAGGCTTTTACATatgaatgtatatttatatgtatgttgcCCACCTTTAATTCTTCGCGTCTGTTACTGAAAGTCGTTGATGTACAACATTTGAGAAGTTACTATGGAAAACGACATTTCACTAACTAAAATATCTTGAACTTTTTAATCTACGCGGTTCGCGTCCGACCCGTACGGTGTTGTGCTTGCTACTAATTTAGATTCTCGGCgggcagtgctgccaactttttagaggaaaaaataGCGGTtcctggctggaaagcatccgaAGAATAGCTGACTTGCGAtagaaaatagctaaaaaaaaaaaaataaagagccAACTTGTTAAGCACCGGCGGACACCAAGTcggcacagctgatttacaATTGTTGCAGTGCTGCCATCTTGTTTCAGTAGTCATGTCGGACTTAAACGCTATTTCAAACTGTGATTAATTTTCGAAAAGTATCAGAATATGAATTTCTACAATATTGaacatatttgattttggatttaattaatttaaacttagTTAAACAACTTTTCACATGAGGCAGAACGAGCTCCCATCACTCATAAAGaagttcatatttattttatctaatttcgaataaacgattttcattaaattgtaaatttattgattattgcaaaaataaactaaaaaaataattaaaatgcgcGCAATTTCATATTGTGCTACTGTAAAGAAACTGCGCACTAATCGGTTACGTTTACAGCAGTGATGGGCAAAATATCGTACGCCTGCATATCAAGTGTTCGATTAATGCTTATCGGAACATAATAATGCTATCACCTACAAAACCAAATTTATAGTCTTAATTTAGACTGCCGCATTATTGTCTATTATGATTACACTGAAGTCGCATCTTCGAAACCAGCTGTTTGGCCTGTCAATGTAATCAAACTCGGAAattaagaagaagaaaaaaaattttttactgcaatcaacaaaatattgagtgaaaatatgttaaagtGGTAATCGGTGTATTCTGTAATTATAAtgcatgcatttatttttttttttttctttactcgGTATAATATGAATTGTTTACGATTATCGATGACAAAATCTGCTGTATGCTACCGATACCCCGAAAAAATGCAACATTTCGATAAAATACTAGATAAAATGCTGTCACACTTTCAGAAGATGCGGCGCATGTTGAAAGATGCGGCCGCATCAAAGTCTTCTTCTATCCACAGGTCTCATATGGAAAACAATTCCGCACCTTCTATTTAACGGCTTAAAGTCAATCATGCACCCAGTGTAAAGACAGTATTAAAAACTACTAACGCTTAGAGGCGCAAACTATGAATTTcagtattaaaatttcaaagctcTATGGAAAGAGGGCTAACAACTGAAAACGGACGTCAGTTTTTGTCGGTTTGCGAAAAATCCTTTGTTTTAACGTCATTAAATTGGGCGTGACATAGATATAAAACAACTTAATAcataattaactttatttgatataatttcGAGCTTTATTGGATTTGTCATAGCTgagtttattgtttatttatacggttttttgttaagtttttaaatagcGCGCGCACTTCCGAGGGCTGCCAGGCTGTGCTCATTATTGTTGAATAGAATGGCTGCCACACGTTCAAACAATcggtagttttttttttgtgattcaAGGCTGCCATACTTTTATTGGGTTTAGGGCTGCCATTTtgctttttagcttttttataACGCAATTTCAATATGCTTAGTGTTTCCAGTCAGAAACAAAGTTGTCAACACTGTATGTTAGTTTGATTTTCGTTTTACTGTAATAAAATCGGCATTCGATTCTCAACTTTAGCGGCGTGCACAACTCAATCGAgcttcaattgaaaattaaattcacttGAGATAATTTTTTCGGTAAGCTATTTTTTAAGctgttttttgaattaatcAAAAGTGGTTTTTGCATGTTAACACAATTGCGTggtgaatataatttaaaactccTGAAAAGGAAGAAAAGTTAAATAAGCTTAGCTTATCTGCgtgaaaacacacacatgcaataCATTTGCTTGTGTATATAAGAATCGGAGATAAGTACACTCGCCAGAAAAACTATGTGTACATGCCGAACTTTGATTGTCAAGAAAATGcttgtatttataatattgtcaATATTCTATTTATTAGTGAATaacacatttattaaaatagaatttacCCAATATCATAAATACAAGTTTTTTAAACATTCTGGTATAGAGGGTGATTTATCATGAATTACAAGGTGAAATTAGTTGGTTTTAACTTTactttattgttgcttttcgCTAGTTGGTACTATTCTGACCCGTTTACTATTGCCGTTTATGCAAATCTCCTGAATCGTTTCCATGTAGTCCTCGAACTAATTTTGAAGTTGTAAATtcgcaaaatattaatattttattatatgttatgatattatttgaaattaacgCAATAAAATTGACTTTCATAGGCCGTAAAATAGGGAGATCACAGAAAAGTGGTGCTAGTTGCACAAATTAACAATGCAAAAGTTCAATTcacatagaaataataaaaaatgtaatccTGTTGAGACcccaaacttatttttatccctaaattcatcaaaaattgccctctattttgattttttttaactgattaGTGAACGGACTGTATGaatgttttcatttctttatttcgaatagatttcaaaaatattgcaatgCCGCCAAAAAAGCATAATGCCTTTATGATGTTTGTTCACCAATggcgcaacaacaatgcagagGGACGCAGAATGACGACTCCCCAAGCAGTCGCACACTGTGGTGAAATATGGAAAGTGAGTACAACACAGTGTGAAAATATTGTTTGAtcagatttttaataatttggatTTAATGTATGCAGAACATGACTGAGCAGCAACGCGGTCCATACAGTTCTCAGGCCAAAAACGCTAACGTCGCAGCTCGAGCCAAAAGAGAGCCAATGAACAGTTGTGGTCAGGCCATCTCGGCTGTGGAGCAAGAAGAGCGCGAAGCGGCTGAGAAACAGATGCAAATGAAACTCGCCATTGAGCGTATTTTGAGAGACGGCAGGGAACAACATGGTATGATTCTTTGGTTTATATTTTCCTTCCACTCTCACTACAGTTGAttcaatttaagaatttcgacaaataaatatcgaaactttgaaattcaaaatcagAAAGGAAAAACTTGGAAGCATGTAAAATTTGGTATTAAATATGaggaataattttattaagaaaggaatattaaaaaaaaaaaaaaatacggaAAGAATTCATTAAGATAACACGAAATAAGTTACGTTGCAGAAATGCTCTTAATAATAAACCcagttgtgtttattttaaaaatgttaataaatatactagcaatattgcaatttacaataataaaacaattgatactaggaaaatacaaatttgaaaggAATGCTATTTTCTTTAAACTGTTCAATATTTCGggtaatttcaaaaatattcttctaattttcaaaatatcttagttaatttttaaaattgctcttaaaatcaaaccagccaaaaaacacattttatctTAATATTTACCTACatgttttttcttataatttttgtagtgtaaatgtttttcttatttcatatttctatatattgaactctgaatattattattagctaAATTTCCCAGTTTTtgcttccatttttttcatccTTACTTTGATTTcctaaaatttcaaagtttttgtaaCTATAGCGTTGTACttattgaaaactttatttaacaaCACAGATCTGGAGAACACAAAGTTTGTTTTCGCTgcctttaattattttgtcaaGAATAACGAAAGTATTTACATTCCGGCCGAGTTTGCTGCCTGTCTGTATTCGTTAAAGTCTGGAAAAACTTCGACCTACAGCTCTCTGATCAATCCAGGTGAGTTCCAGGTGCCAATTTACTTTATCAGGCAACTCTAACGATAAATTGGGCTTTCCAGatcatttgatttttggtCATAACAGCGAAGCACGAGATCACGCAGAGTCAACTCATCAGTTGCCACTACCACCAAATGCCATGGGAGAGTCAGACATGAGTAGACTCTATTCTAATATATTAGAATACTTGCGAAGCTGCCATAGCGACAATCCCCATGGGCCTTTGGTGGTCTTCACTAGCTCTGAATTGATGCCTGTGGTGAAGGGATGTTTCCGTTACCTTTCATGTGATATGGATGAAGAAGATAAACAGAATATCCTTGTCTACGACATCCAATATCTATTCTATGTGCTGAAAAAAGAAGTTATGGAAATGGCCCATTTGCCATCGAATACTATCAATAAAAGTATTACGGATACAATTTTTGCCAATGACTTTTTTGAATATCACTCGGGCATCTCTTGTCAAGTGAGTTAACATAATCTTCCATAACATCAACAAACACTTATCCACGCGTTTTTTTCCAGTATCATGAGGATAGAGACAGATCCAAATATTGTACCCAATCTATGGTTGCCAGATGGTCCTATATTCTCAGCGACCATTTGTGCGGACATCTTGCTATAAAACTTTTGCTCGGCAAGCACCTGCCACCCAAGCAGGAACGCAAATTTAAAGTGATCAGCCCCAATGTCGATGACTCAAGCAGAAATACTTCATTTGTCTCATGCAAATCCGAAGTCAAGCAGGAAAATAAATTCGTGCCGACGGACCACCTAATGTTTTCAGCGTCCGTTGAAAATGCAAGCGATTTCCCGTCACTAAACGCACGCAAACCTAGGGTTAATCACCAGCCTTTATCCGACTATGTCACTGCCCAGGAACCAGCCAAAAATGTGTGGAATGTTTCTGCCTCAAAGCGAAGTGTCAAAGACGTAGAGGACTCATTTAATATGTCCCGTCGTCactaaca harbors:
- the LOC117783664 gene encoding protein maelstrom-like, which produces MPPKKHNAFMMFVHQWRNNNAEGRRMTTPQAVAHCGEIWKNMTEQQRGPYSSQAKNANVAARAKREPMNSCGQAISAVEQEEREAAEKQMQMKLAIERILRDGREQHDLENTKFVFAAFNYFVKNNESIYIPAEFAACLYSLKSGKTSTYSSLINPDHLIFGHNSEARDHAESTHQLPLPPNAMGESDMSRLYSNILEYLRSCHSDNPHGPLVVFTSSELMPVVKGCFRYLSCDMDEEDKQNILVYDIQYLFYVLKKEVMEMAHLPSNTINKSITDTIFANDFFEYHSGISCQYHEDRDRSKYCTQSMVARWSYILSDHLCGHLAIKLLLGKHLPPKQERKFKVISPNVDDSSRNTSFVSCKSEVKQENKFVPTDHLMFSASVENASDFPSLNARKPRVNHQPLSDYVTAQEPAKNVWNVSASKRSVKDVEDSFNMSRRH